The nucleotide window CGGCAATGAGCAGCCTTGGCTAAATCGGCTGTCGAACTCGAGGGAACCTGAGAAGTCCCTCGTGATCTTCAATCGTGTCTCTCTCTTGGGAAAACATCAATACATCTTCTGTGGCAAAGTCAGTGGACCGACctggcccgaatttacaattaatcttaatctttaacttaaaagttccactgaatctcaagtttaacttatagctgagcttaaatgaaaaaaataagttcaactttACTCAACAGCTGATCCAGTatgaaaatttgtcctggcaaaagatgtgttttttaaattgcagaattgcAACACTTCAAtgattgaatatgtagtaatactactttatcaatgttatatgatgatatacttcagaaatatgggcataataaggtagtatttataaaataaaggttacgtttatcatccgcgcaaggtgatattcttttttttttctcttgaatgtaaacacggacacgcgttcctgttcgtcttcctcattcctgcatcacccaccctctgacgaaGTAATCATGGAAAAGACTGCCACACTACAcatagtagagggaagggagtcaacagataccgtctgcaagggtagccactgtccccttatagatgacatgaatccggtggtatacgatgatcctcaaacatgcgtttgaggccactctcacgccaaatacgagcatcatgagAGGACCCAAgccaattagctacaacattaagaatattatatttggcatcaaacactaattgtgtgtttatgctatggaaattcttcctgttgacatagtctgcttcatattccctgGGGGCCAGTATCCTGATatgcgtgcaatctattacaccaacaatgccagggaagtttgcaacttgcacaaattcttgttgtttctctcggatttcagggacggtgcgaggaaatcgaatgaattggacaagtatggctggttgtgtaagtgccttgagggtatcggtgatcgctttgcttactgacgactgtgatggaccaagatcatcactgttacacatctgcattttccccgttgctaaataacgcagtgtaataattactttaatttcgggtgtcaatgcaaaactccttgaagtagggctttgcagggcccctctcaccaaatccgttacgaacagtactcctgcacgatccagtctgtaacgtttcaatagttctgcgtcactcaaagtTTTCAGAATgtctcttcgctcttgaaaagtcttctctaggcgctgacgggcttgttgacgttcggccatcttggcgactgaagttcgacttaggcGCCTTAATACGGGTTTGGGCCCGCCTAAAATATCCCgtcagctaagatcaacttatgagggataagatgaagaataaagttaaactccccctaaagtcaaacttagcggtttaagattaattgtaaattcgggccctgCAGCTGGCCTTAAATACAATAAAACCTAGTCTCGGAGAGTGGAGCACCGCCAACCGCTCCTCTCGCCGCGAGGAAGTAGTCTTGAGCCGTCTGCGCCTAAACTGCACCCGGCTCACACACCTGACCCCCTACATTAACAGAACCTTTCCACCACTATGTCAAACGTGTGATAATACACTATCCATCGGTCACCTCATCTTGCGCTGCAGTAGATTTACCCGTGAACGCGGTCCACTGGAAAACTACTGCAGCGCCAGGGACATTCCCATCACCTTGGACACAGTTCTTGGTGACGGGAATCCCGAGTTGACCGACCTGTTGATGCTTTTCTTAAGAGAGACCTGCTTGATCGACGAGATGTGACcgaaatatatgttttttttttttttatctggattgataattttccttattatataaaataataaatatttatcGTACAAAGGTACTCTTACCTATAAAATATGTAAACCAATGTATTGTTACTGTTGTGGTCCACGTGATAATCAGCAggtgatacatataaaattgatatatgtgttatctcatttttatatgccatgttggtctattgctgggccacacagccccgtgtgtgtgtgtgtgtgtgtgtgtgtgtgtgtgtgtgtgtgtgtgtgtgtgcttgtgtgtcccCGCCCACCCCTGCTTAGCTAGCTTTGGTTAGGTACCCCGGATGTAATGAGAGGAGTGTATGTGCTGAatgaatgactgtgtgaatgatgattataaaaatgactgtgtgaatgatgattataaaaatgactgtgtgaatgatgattataaaaataactGTGTGAATGGTGgtaataaaaatgactgtgtgaatgatgattataaaaataaacaactacaacaacaaaataagcaaaacatacaaaaaaagcaaataaatatggcctaataaaaaaaaaaaatccctctctctcatttttacttGTGTGTAGTCTTTGCGCGCgcgcgcgttttttttttttttttttttttggtaataataaaataataacaataatagtaaaaataattttACGGTAaacgaggcagctcaaggacacgcacaaaaaaagcccactaagcgctgctcctgcaaattaTGGCAGCCGGTTCATTCACTACTTGGGAATTTTTCGGCAGAAGTTTGCATTTTACTAACAAAATATAATTTACAAAGAATACAATGGCGAAGTGTATTGTGTCAAGTCGAGTCGGGGAAGGGCAGAATCTGTGTTGATGACGGCACGGTGCAAATCATGTGTGTGGGTGCTGGTGTAGGCTAGACTAGTGCTTCTCAACCAGGGTGGGGGGGGCGTGCCCCCCTGGTGGGGCGCTGTTACTCTCCCGAGGGGGCGCGAGCACAGGACGGGAGgggaaaaaatcacaaaaaaccACGGACTCACAGGCTATTAGTATAAAGGAGATGCAGCTGTTATGCCCTCCGgaataatcccccccccccccccccattgtaggaggagaaggaagagtcgcCTAGCCAAGggatatttgtctatctatctatctatctatctatggtgGCATAGttcgagggaggggggggggtggagggggtatcGCAGGGAGGAGGGGGGCCCCAACTGCACTGAACCAGCTTTGGGGGCCCAGCTTGCAAAAGGTTGAGAACCCCTGGGCTAGACAATTCCTTGGTTGTGGGTGCCTGTAGGGGGAATAGGGGGGCTACGTGTCGGTGGATGCGCCCAAAATCTAAACACGTGTTTAGATTTTGGATGCGCCTGTGTGCGTGgatgcgggtgtgggtgtgggtgtggctgcTGGTGCAGGTGTAGTAAGTGCAGGTGCGGGTGCCTGtgtgcgcgcatgtgtgtgtgtgtgtgtgtgtgtgtgtgtgtgtgtgtgtagcgagttGTTCCCTGCTGGTCCCATCACCGTCACCCAGCCTTGTCCAAAACATTGCTATTTCAGTAAATCCAAACGATAACTTTCATCAGactaaggaggaaaacaaaagtttGTATCACTGAGAAATAAATAGTAACTGGAGTCTTCACATTATGGATTTATTAAATTAAATATCAAATATGAACAGACTTCAACAAGGAGTAGTTGACGTGTGTGTAGACAGTCCACAAACACTGATGGAAGTTATATAGCGGGAAACATGAGGGGTGGCAGGATGGGTTGTGTGTTGAGGTGCTTATTGAGTATTGAAGAGCTGGAGGATTTCCTGGTACTGTTTGGAGTACCTTTTGTTGATTTCTGTGGCAATGTATGATGCCCTGGCTCTCTGCTCCTGGTTGCAGATGGCAGGGTTCTGGGTGCAATGAATGAACACCCACGGCAACACCACTGTAACAGGACGGAATAATGAGTCAAATGCACAGTCAGTCACAAACTCTCGAATATGATACTATTGAGTGCATTGTAACAGGAGGAAGTTTGGGAGTTAGATGCACGGTTACCCTAGAACACTTGATTATAATACTACTGAGTGTGGATTGTAACAGAAGCAAGTCACATGTACAGTCTGAATTAAGACACTGAAGTTCTGTAACATTATCGAGTGTGTTCAATGAAGTGAAAGGTAAAGTAAAAAGTGGCGTTGATGCACGAGGAGATACAAGACTTACCTAATGCCTGTCTAGCCTCGTCTTTCTGGGAGCATTGGTCGCAATTTTTTCCAAGGAAGCAATTGTACACCAAATCCACAAAAGCTTGGTCTTGAAGTAATTTATCAATAACAGGTTTTTCTGCATTGATAAGGCTGAAGGTCGGAATCTGAGCCTCGGAATATCCTGAAGGACAGCCCACCTGCTGGCCCATGGCGCCTGCCACCATGGCCAGGGCCACAGTCATGACCGGGAGCAGAAGACGAGCCCTGTGGAAGGAGAGGTGTCGTTGTTATAGACGCAAGCGTCGCACATCTCTGTCATGGGTGTTGGACCAGAACATAGAAAATGTCAAGGATTATTCTTTAGAATAAACTAAATCCGGCGTGAGCAGGAACCGCACCGGATCAATGGTTAAGGTATGTGGTTATTGATGAAACTGCTTTTACCAGAAGATGTGTAGGAAGATAAGGCGTAACTCCTTATTAATAGCCTACGTGGTAATAACAGGAAAATATCGAAATATACACCAGTGAGTGCGAGAGTGTATGCTGCCCTGCTCTCATTCTGAAggtccgggttcgattccctaCTCAGTGTTACACATTTCGAGTCTACCCTTTTGCTCTCCACCAAGATGAAAAGTTAATCGGCTTTGGTTTATCTCATGCAGACAGCCAACAGGTCACTTTTCACACCTCAGCTTGTCACATCAATTTGTTGATAAAAGTTATCGGAGGATCCAAGTTAAGACAAAAAGAAATCATGGAAACTAAATCGATATCAACTACAGAAGATAAATTATTGGTATTGTTTTCTTAACTATATACATGAATAATaatagagaatgaaaggagaccGTGAATGACTACAGCAACACAACAGCAGCATCAGGCGCAGCACCGCCTCTCTACTTACATAGTTGCTGTGCGTGTTACAAGGGGTCACCGGAAGACTTGAGTGCCAGCCAGAAAGCGGCTGGCCTTTATATACCATCCGGGCAGCGTCTAGCGTGGGCATgtgaaaggagggggggagggagagcttCCAGATGCTGATTTTAGTCTCAATATTGAATTGATACCTGCGCTGAGTCACTTATTGACCTTGTTGAccttgaggaggagcaggagcaggagcaggaggaggagcgggatcaGAATGACGAAGGGGAAGGGGCAGAGAAGGTAGAGGAAACTTGAAAGGAAGATAATGCTGAAAGATTTATTTCAAGCTTTGCAGCACAAGTCTGTCGCTTTTGaattatgcaacacacacacacacacacacacacacacacacacacacacattcgttgcCCTTGCTGACCCTACACGATCAATATTATTGCGCAATATTCAGTATTGTACAATATTATTGGCAGTGAAGGGGCGGTATTGAAGAATTACAATATATTGAAGACATCAAAAAGAGTTTGATATTTTATCGCACAATACGAATATACTGAGTAGTGTGAGGGTAATATTGCGCAATTCCGATTAAAGCAACATCAATGTCCGTCATGCTGTCTCTCTGAAATCCTTCACACGGCTGCCGATATTGCGCAATAATATAGGGCTGTGTTGGGGGAAACAAATATTGCACAAAAAAAATGAGTCAATATATTGTGCCAATAATATTGATCGTGTAGAGTCTACTGTACTCTCATTCGCTGCCCACTCTCCTCCCCtatcctaatagtgcgtcctattttggtgtcatcgtaaatttacctatgtcactggttatctcattgtctatgtcattgatgcagataatgaataaaagcgggcctcaAACCGAATTCGTCTTTGCTTCCCAGGCAAttttaatctcataattacgtttctCTATCCGCGTacttttctttactgttctagctaaatcgttgtatctgtcccttagg belongs to Eriocheir sinensis breed Jianghai 21 unplaced genomic scaffold, ASM2467909v1 Scaffold1811, whole genome shotgun sequence and includes:
- the LOC126990620 gene encoding uncharacterized protein LOC126990620, with product MARLLLPVMTVALAMVAGAMGQQVGCPSGYSEAQIPTFSLINAEKPVIDKLLQDQAFVDLVYNCFLGKNCDQCSQKDEARQALVVLPWVFIHCTQNPAICNQEQRARASYIATEINKRYSKQYQEILQLFNTQ